GGCCCGCCGCCCGTCACCACGAAGGGCTCGGTGTAGATCATGAAACTGTCCATGAAGCGCAGCAGGACGGCGATGGTCAGCACCCGCTTCATCTTCGGCAGCTGGATGTAGCGGAAGGTGGCGAAGCGCGAGGCGCCGTCGATGCGCGCGGCCTGGTAGTAGGCGTCGGGGATCGAGACGAGGCCGGCATAGCACAACAGGACCACGAGGCTCGTCCAGTGCCAGACGTCCATCAGGATGACGGTGATCCAGGCGTCGACCGGGTCGCGGACATAGTTGTAGTCGATGCCGATCTCGGCGAGCGCGCGGCCGAGCAGGCCGATGTCGACGCGGCCGAACACCTGCCAGATCGTGCCGACCACGTTCCACGGGATGAGCAGCGGCAGCGCCATCAGCACGAGGCAGACCGGCACGCCCCAGCCCTTGCGCGGCATGTTGAGCGCGATGAAGATGCCGAGCGGGATCTCGATGGCGAGGATGATGAAGGAGAAGGCGAGGTTGCGGCCCATCGCGTCCCAGAAGCGGCGCGAGTTCAGCATCTGCTCGTACCATTCGGTGCCGGCCCAGAAGAAGACGTTGTTGCCGAACGTGTCCTGCACCGAATAGTTGACGACCGTCATCAGCGGGATCGCGGCCGAGAACAGCACGAGCAGCAGCACCGGCAGCACCATGAACCAGGCCTTGTTGTTCCAGGTCTTGTTCATGGCCGGCCTCCCAGCTCTACGCGCCATGAGTCGGCGTAGAGGTTGATGCCGGCGGGGTCGAAGCTTATGCGCGGCTCGGCGGGGATCTCCTCGTCCTCGGCGGCGATCAGCGCGATGTCGCGGCCTTCGAGCGTCGCGCGCACGATCTTGCGCCGGCCGACATCCTCGATCTTGGCGATCCCGACCGGCATGCCCTCGCGCCCGAGGCGGACGAACTCCGGGCGGATGCCGAGCTCGACCGTGCCGGAAAGCGCGGCCGCCGGGGCGCCGGGCAGCGCGATCCGCGCCTCGCCGATCCGCGCCTCGCCGCCGGACACCGAAACCGGCAGCACGTTCATGCCGGGCGAGCCGATGAAATAGCCGACGAAGGTGTGGCGCGGCCGCTCGAACAGCTCGGCCGGGGTGCCGATCTGGACGATCTGGCCGTCATACATGACGACGACCGTGTCGGCGAAGGTCAGCGCCTCGGTCTGGTCGTGGGTGACGTAGACCATGGTGAAGCCATAGCGGCGGTGAAGCTGCTTCAGCTGCGAGCGCAGCACCCATTTCATGTGCGGGTCGATGACGGTCAGCGGCTCGTCGAACAGGATGGCGTTGACGTCGGCGCGCACCAGCCCGCGCCCGAGCGAGATCTTCTGCTTCTGGTCGGCGGTCAGGCCGCGGGCACGCTTCTGGGCAAGGCCGGCGAGGTCGATGATCTCCAGCGTCTCGCGCACCTTGCGGTCGACCTCCCGCTCCGGCACGGCGCGGTTGCGCAGGGGGAAGGCGAGGTTGTCGTAAACGCTCATCGTGTCGTAGACGACCGGGAACTGGAACACTTGGGCAATGTTGCGCTCCTGCGTCGAAAGCCGGGTCACGTCCTGCCCGTCGAACAGCAGCCGCCCCTCTGACGCGTGGATCAGACCCGAGATGATGTTGAGCAGCGTGGTCTTGCCGCAGCCGGAGGGTCCGAGCAGCGCGTAGGCGCCGCCGTCCTCGAAGGTGTGGGTGACTTCCTTCAGCGCGTAGTCGTCTTCCGATTGCGGGCGCTCGCCATAGGCGTGGCGGATGTGGTCGAGGTCGATGCGCGCCATGATGCCCTCCCTCTTTAGGCCGCTTGTCTTGCCGGGCCGCGCACGGCGCGGCCTTGCGCGTCGAACACCATCAGATGGCGCGGGTCGATGAACACCTCGACGCGCTCGTCCGGCTCGAAGGCGAGGATGCCCGGCGTCAGCATCACCCAGCCGGCGTCGGCGAAGGCGAGGTGGACGAAGCTCTCCGAGCCGGTGATCTCGGTGATCGTCACCTTGGCCGTGACCGGCACCGCCCCGGCCGAGCCGCGCTGCGGCGACAGGTGGTGCGGCTGGAAACCGACCGTGTAGACGCCGTCCGGCGCGTGGGCGGCCTGCGCCGGCACCGGCAGCCCGACGCCGCCCTCCAGCGCGAAGACGGCCCCGCGCTTCTCGAGGACGATGGTGTTGAGCGGCGGGTCGGCGAAGGTCATGGCGGTGACGAGGTCGACCGGCTCGCGGAACACCGCGACCGTCGGGCCGAACTGAGTGACCCGGCCCTCGGAAAGCGTCGCCGTGTTGCCGCCGAGCAGCAGCGCCTCGGACGGCTCGGTCGTGGCGTAGACGAAGATCGCGCCCGACTCCTCGAATATCTTCGGCAGCTCGGCGCGCAGCTCCTCGCGCAGCTTGTAGTCGAGATTGGCCAGCGGCTCGTCGAGCAGCACGAGGCCGGCCTTCTTGACGATGGCGCGGGCCAGTGCGGTGCGCTGCTGCTGGCCGCCGGACAGGTTGAGCGGGGTGCGGTCGAGATAGGGGGTGAGGCGCAGCAACTCGGCGGCGCGGCCGACCTCACGCCTTATCGTCGCGGCGTCCGCGCCCGCCACGTTCAGCGGCGAGGCGATGTTGTCGTAGACCGTCATCGCCGGATAGTTGATGAACTGCTGGTAGACCATGGCGACGTTGCGCTTCTGCACGGCGACGCCGGTCACGTCCTTGCCGTCGAACAGGACGCGGCCGCCGGTCGGCTGGTCGAGGCCGGCCATCAGCCGCATCAGCGTCGTCTTGCCCGAAAGCGTCGGCCCCAGCAGCACGTTGAGCGTGCCGTGGCGAAGTTTCAGCGACACGTCGCGGATATGGTCCGCGCCGTTCACCGTCTTCGTCACCTGATCGAGTTCCAGCATTCTCCTCCTCCCAGAGAAGCCCGCCCGGCGAAGGGCGGCCGCTATTCGGCCGCCGTGCTCCGTTCCCGGGCGATTCCTCGCATGTAGTCCTCCAGCGCTGCAGCCTCCCTTGCCGTCAGGCGCAGGCCGCGCTTGGTGCGCCGCCACAGCACGTCCTCGGCGGTCGCGGCCCATTCATGGGCCATGAGATAACGGATCTCCGCCTCGTAGAGGTCGGCCCCGAAATGGCGGCCGAGATCGGCCACTGCCCGCGCCGGCCCGAGCAGGACGCGCGCCCGCGTGCCGTAGAGGCGCACGAGGCGCGCCGCATGCGCCGCCTCGAGAAAGGGATAGGCGGCTCTGAGGCTTGCCACCTCGCGCTCGAAGCCGTCGGGGGCGAAGTCGCCGCCGGGCAGCGGCGCGCTTGCCGTCCACTTCGCCCCGCGCGGGCCGAGAAAGCCCTCGATCTTCTCCAGCATGTGCTCGGCGAGCCGGCGATAGGTGGTGATCTTGCCGCCGAACACGTCGATCAGCGGCGCTTCGCCTGCCGGCGCCTCGGCCATCAGCACGTAGTCGCGCGTGGCCTCCTGCGCCTTCGAGGCGCCGTCGTCGTAGAGCGGGCGCACCGCCGAATAGGTCCAGACGATGTCCTCGCGCCGCACGGGCTCGACGAAATACTCGCTTGCCGCCGCGCACAGATAGTCGATCTCGGACTCGGTGATCGTCACCGCGCCGGGGTCGCCCTCATAGTCGCGGTCGGTGGTTCCGATCAGCGTGTAGTCGTTCTCGTAGGGGATGGCGAAGATGATGCGGCCGTCGCGGTTCTGGAAGAAATAGGCGCGCGGGTCGGCGAATTTCTTCTCGATGACGATGTGGCTGCCCTGGACGAGGCGCACATTGTGCGCGCCGTTCTGGCCTATCGTCTGCGACAGCACCTCGTCGATCCACGGGCCGGCGGCGTTGACGAGCAGCCTTGCCCGGACAGTCGCGGTCTCGCCGGTGGCGGCGTCCTCGACCGTCACGGCCCACAGGCCCGCCTCGCGGCGCGCGCCTGTCACCCGGGAGAGGGTGCGGATGGTCGCGCCGCGGTCGGCGGCGTCGCGGGCGTTGAGCACGACGAGGCGCGCGTCGTTGACCCAGCAGTCGGAGTATTCGAAGGCGCGGCGGAACAGCTTCTTCAGCGGCTTGCCGGCCGCATCGCTGCGCATGTCGAGCGTGCGCGTCGGCGGCAGCAGCCTGCGCCCGCCGATATGGTCGTAGAGGAAGAGGCCGAGCCGGATCATCCATGCCGGGCGGATGCCTTTCGCATGCGGCAGCACGAAGCGCAGCGGCCAGACGATGTGCGGGGCGCTCCTCCAGATCACCTCGCGCTCCATCAGCGCCTCGCGCACCAGCCGGAACTCGTAGAATTCCAGATAGCGCAGGCCGCCATGGATCAGCTTGGTCGAGCCGGAGGAGGTGCCGCTGGCGAGATCGCTCATCTCGGCGAGAAAGACGGAGAAGCCCCGGCCCGCCGCGTCGCGGGCGATGCCGCAGCCGTTGATGCCGCCGCCGATGATGAAGATGTCGTGGATAGCTTCGCCGCCCACGCGCGCCTCCCATGCGTCTTGCGACGCGCATTTTCTGGTAATTCTTGCTTAGGAGAATTATTGCGAATGTAAAACGAATGTCAAATGAAATTAAGATGACAGAAAGCTTCGGCGATGAGACGGCCCGGATGAGGCTGTTCGCTTGCCCTTTCCGGAGAGGGAATCGAAAGCCGTTTCCATCCGGATCGAGGTCCGTCGCCTGTTAGGTCTGGGCCTTTCAATCTCCCGGAAAGTCAGCATGTTGGCGGGAGCTTGTCGCCGTGCGGCCGGATCGCTTCCGTGCGGGAAGGCTGTGCGCGGCAGGATAAAGGTTTCGTTTTTCAGAAAACGAAAGCGATAACGGGCTTCTTTCGGCCGGGCCGCTTTCGTCAGCGCGGTTCCGGCGCTGCGTCGAGGTCGAGACCGCCGCCGGCTTCGTCTATCGCCAGCGAGCGGGTGTCGACCGTGACGGAGACGGGCGGGTAGCAGATCTCGTTCTTGCGGCAGCCCTGCGAGACGAGGTTGACGCGCGCCGCCTCGCCGGGCGTGAGCCGGGCGACCGCCTCGCCGTAATAGACCTCGGACGGGCCGAAATTGGCGTCCGCCTCCTCCATGAACCCCGGCCCGGTGTCGAGCGCCAGCGGCGCGCCGGTTCCGGCGTCGCGTGCCTCGAAGCGCTCGCGATAGAGATAGTGTCCTTGGGCGATGTCCCAGCGGAAGACGAGCACGCCGCCCGCCTCGCGTCTCACCGAAAGCCGGAACGCCTCCTCCGCCGGCAGGAGGCGGGCCGGCTGGGCGCGCGCCGCCGCGGCGAACAGCAGCGCGGCGGGAAACATCAGGAACGCGCGGCGGTCCATGCTCGCCTCAGCCCTTCTGCGCGTCGCGCGCGTCGGAGATCACCTGCCTGAACCCGGCCTCGTCCAGCGCCGACGCGACGAGGAACGGGCCGACGAGGAACACCGGCGTGCCCTGAAGCCCCAGCCCCTCGGCCTGCGCGTTGTTGCGGCGCAGGAGCGTGGTGATCTCGTCGTTCCTAGCCTTGGCGTCCCGTTCCAGCCGCCCCATGTCGAAGCCGGCGGCGGTGAGCGCCTCGCGCATCCTCGCCTCCGGCACTCGCCCGCCGTCGATCGCCATCAGCGCGTGGTAGGCCTTCTCGTAGCCGCCCTGGTATTTCGCCGCCAGCGCCAGCTTCGCGCCGTAGACCGACGATTGCGTCAGGATCGGCCAGTCCTTGTAGACGAGGCGGATCCTGCCGTCGGCCTTCATCACTTTTGTCAGCGGAGCGACCGTGCGTTTGCAGAACGGGCAATTGTAGTCGAAGAACGAGACGATGGTGACGTCGCCACGGGGATTGCCGCCGACCGGCGCGGCCGGGTCGTTGAGGATCATCTCGCCGGAAAGGTCGTCCGGCTGGCTTGCCGCGGCCGGGCCGGCAGCGGCGAGCGCGCCCAGACCGGCGAGGATGGCGCGGCGAGTGAGGCGCGCGCCTGCCGGCGCGGCATCGAGCCAGCGCCGCGAAAAGCCGGAGGCGACATCCGGCGCGTTGAAATGGGTCATGCCGTTCCCTTCGTTCTCGTCCCGCACCGGCCGGCGAGCGCGGTGCGCTTCCTTGGGCCCCGCTTCGCCGCGAAAGCCAAATCACAATCTCTCGACTTGCGTGTCGGCTAGCCGGCCCGGCCGAGGAAATCGTCCCAGATGCGGCGGCCGAGGTCGTCGAACCGGCAGGCCGCTTCGATGAAGGCGTGCCGCTGCGCCGCGTCGACCAGCGGCGCCGGCAGCATCGGGTCGAAGACGATGCGGCGGATGGCGTCGTCGCCGAGAAGAAAGCTTTCGCGTGCCGCCACGTCGAGCGGCAGCGCGGCGGCGTTTGCCATCCAGGCGTCGAGCCGCGCCACGCTTTGCCGGTAGGTCTCCTCCAGCGCGTCCGCCGCCCACAGCGCCATCGCCGCCCGCTGCCGGTCGCCGTCGAGATCGTCGACGCCGAACACGGCGGCCTCCTTCTCCAGCCCGAGCCCGGCGAGGCGCGCGCGCACCGCCGCCACCCCGCCGGAAAAATTGTCCGGCCGGATGTAGAGGCCGTTCTCGAGCTCGCGCATGCCGAGCATCGACAGGGCGCGACTGCGTGTGCGTAAAAGCTTGCGATCGGAGCGCGGCAAACCGCCGGTGGCGGCTGCCACCCAGCGGCCCTGCCATGGCGCGAGCCGCGTTTCCGCCTCGCGCCAGCCTGAGACGTCGGCGGCGATGGCACGGCCGGCCGGCCCCAGCCGGTAGACCCCGCGCGCCGCCGCCTCGACCAGCCCGGCCCGCGACAGGCGGGCAAGGGTGACGCGCATGCTGTTGGCCGAGATGCCGAACAGTGCCCCGGCCTTCACCGCCTCGGGCGCGCCGAGTTCCCCGCCGCCGGCGGCGCGCAGGAGGTTGAGCACGACGCGGCGCGGGTCGGGTTCCGATATATTACATGAATTGACGATTTCGGTCATAATATGTAATTTATATGCCAAAAGCCTTCAGGTCGAGGAACCGCCATGTCGTCCGCTTCCGTCTCAGATTCTCCGTCCCTTAGCAGCCGCTTCCACACCCACGAAGTGGAAAATCAGCCGCTGCCGCTGCGCGACTACAATGTCTGGCAGAGCGATCCGGCGCTGCGCGAGGCGGTCGAGCGCGAGGGCGCGCGCTGGGCCACCGATCATCTGGAGGAATACGGCGCGCTGGCCGGCGGCCGGCTGGTCGATCTCGGCTACACCGCCAACGAGAACAGGCCGAAGCTGCGCTCCTTCGACCGCTACGGGCGGCGCATCGACGAGGTCGAATTCCACCCCGCCTATCACGAGCTGATGGGCGAGGCGATGCGCTACGGCATGAACGGCTTCGCCTGGCGCAACGCCAACCGCGCCGGCGCGCATGTGGCGCGCGCGGCGGTGATGTATGTCGGCTCGCAGGCCGATGCCGGCGTCGGCTGCCCGATGTCGATGACCTATGCCGCGATCCCGGCGCTGCGCCACAATCCGGCGCTGGCAGAGAAGTGGGTGCCGAAGCTGATCTCCACCGAATACGACCCGCGCAGCATTCCGATGGAGGAGAAGACCGGCTGCACCATCGGCATGGGCATGACCGAGAAGCAGGGAGGCTCGGACGTGCGCGCCAACACCACCCGCGCCGTGCGCCAGCCTGACGGCTCCTACGCGCTCGTCGGCCACAAATGGTTCTTCTCCGCGCCGATGTGCGACGCGCATCTGGTGCTGGCGCAGGCCGAAGGCGGTCTCTCCTGCTTCCTCGTGCCACGCTTCCGCCCGGACGGCGCGCGCAACGCGGTCGAGATCCAGCGTTTGAAGGAAAAGCTCGGCGACTGGTCGAACGCCTCCTCGGAAGTCGAGTTCCAGGGCGCGTTCGGCGAGCTGGTCGGCGAGGAGGGAAGCGGCATCAAGGTCATCATCGAGATGGTGGCGCTGACGCGGCTCGACTGCATGACCGGCTCGTCCTCGCAGATGCGCCAGGCGCTGGTGCAGGCGCTGCACCACACACGCCAGCGCAAGGCGTTCGGCAAGCTGCTCATCGACCAGCCGCTGATGCGCAACGTGCTCGCCGACCTCGCGCTCGAAAGCGAGGCGGCGATCGCGCTCACCCTGCGTATCGCCCGCGCCATCGACACCGCCTCGCGCGACGAGCACGAGGCCGCGCTCGCCCGCATCGCCACGGCCATCGGCAAGTACTGGATATGCAAGCGCGCGGTTCCCTTCGTCAACGAGGCGCAGGAGTGCCTCGGCGGCATCGGCTATGTCGAGGAGACGATGATGCCGCGCCTCTACCGGCAGGCGCCGCTCAACTCGATCTGGGAAGGCTCGGGCAACGTCCAGTGCCTCGACGTGCTGCGCGCGCTGCGCAAGGAACCGGAGACGCGCGAGGCGCTCATGGCTGAGCTCGCGGCCGCGAAGGGCATGGACGGCGACTACGACGTCGCGCTTGCGAGCCTGCCGGCGCTGTTCGACGACCCGCAGACGATGGAGTTCCGCAGCCGCTTCATCGTCGAGCGCGCCGCCCTGATGCTGCAGGCCTCGGTGCTGTTGCATTCGGGGCAGGCGAGAATAGCCGCCGCTTTCTGCCGCTCGCGGCTCGCCGGCGCGCACGGCCTCGCCTTCGGCACGCTTCACGCCGACGCGCCGGTCGACCTGCTGATCGATCGCGCCATGGCCGCTGCCTGAAGATGGCCGCGGCGGGGGAGGCGGGCGCTTGCCCTTGCCCGGCCGCTGCGGCACCATCGCGGCATGGCCTTCACGCTCCGCCAGCTTCAGTATTTCATCGCCGTTGCCGAGCAGGGCGCGGTGAGCCGCGCCGCACAGGCTTTGTCGATCTCGCAATCGTCGGTGACGGAGGCGATCCGCGAGTTGGAGACCGATCTCGGCGTCGAGCTGTTCGAGCGCCATTCGCGCGGCCTGTCGATCACCCACAAGGGCCACCAGTTCCTGCGCCATGCCACGCGCATCCTCGCCGGCGTCTCCGACGCGCGGCAGGCCTTTTCCGACGACAAGGCCGCCGGCGGCGGCGAGCTCCATCTCGGCGTCACCTCGCTGGTCGCCGGCTACGTGCTCTCCGACCTTCTCGCCCGCTATCGGCGGGCGTGGCCGTCCGTCTCGGTCTCGGCCATCGAGGACAATGGCGACTATCTCGAGCATCTCCTCGTCGGCGGCGAGCTCGACGTCGCGGTGATGGTCATCTCCAACCTGCGCGACCGCATGGCGCTCCAGGCCGAGATCCTCGAGGTCTCGCCCTACCGGCTGTGGCTGCCGCTCGGCCACCGGCTGGTCGGCGAGGAGATCATCTCCATCGAGGACGTGGCGCGCGAGCCGCTGATCATGCTCACCATCGACGAGATCGAGGAGGCGACGGGCAAGCTGCTCGCCGCGCTCGGCGCGCGCCCGCACGTGGCGTTCCGCACCCGCTCGGTCGAGGCCGTGCGCAGCCTCGTCGCCACCGGCGCGGGGGTAGCGCTGCTGCCCGACCTCGTCTACCGCCCGTGGTCGCTCGAAGGCGACCGCATCGAGAGCCGCGACATTTCCGGCTCGCTGCCGGCGGTGCAGGTCGGCATGGTGTGGCGGCGCGGCTCCGGCCTTTCCGCGCAGGCGCGCAACTTCATCGGCGTGGCGCAGGGCCAGCGGGCTGTCCGTCAAGGACGGTAAGCCGAGGTATCGGTTTTTCCGATATGCCATTTCTGATAAATGAATTTGCGAAAGCGCAGGATTTGGCGGACCTTTTCCCCGAGGGTTGCAGCCGCCACGGAGAGCGGCGCCCGAATGGGAGACGTTGCCATGAAATCCTTCCTGAAATCCTGTACCGCATTGACCGTCGCCCTCGGCTTCGTCGCGCAGGCGGCGGCCCAGGACATGAAGACCGAGGTGGGCGAGGGCGAGGGCCGGCTCAACGTCGTCGCCTGGGCCGGCTTCCTCGAAAGGGGCGAGACCGACCCGAAATTCGACTGGGTGACCAAGTTCGAGGAGGCGACCGGCTGCAAGGTCTCGGTCAAGACCGCCAACACCTCCGACGAGATGGTGGCGCTGATGAACGAGGGCGGTTTCGACCTCGTCACCGCCTCGGGCGACGCCTCGC
The window above is part of the Aquamicrobium sp. genome. Proteins encoded here:
- a CDS encoding carbohydrate ABC transporter permease: MNKTWNNKAWFMVLPVLLLVLFSAAIPLMTVVNYSVQDTFGNNVFFWAGTEWYEQMLNSRRFWDAMGRNLAFSFIILAIEIPLGIFIALNMPRKGWGVPVCLVLMALPLLIPWNVVGTIWQVFGRVDIGLLGRALAEIGIDYNYVRDPVDAWITVILMDVWHWTSLVVLLCYAGLVSIPDAYYQAARIDGASRFATFRYIQLPKMKRVLTIAVLLRFMDSFMIYTEPFVVTGGGPGNSTTFLSIDLVKMAVGQFDLGPAAAMSIIYFLIILALSWVFYTVMTSYDGEK
- a CDS encoding ABC transporter ATP-binding protein, whose product is MARIDLDHIRHAYGERPQSEDDYALKEVTHTFEDGGAYALLGPSGCGKTTLLNIISGLIHASEGRLLFDGQDVTRLSTQERNIAQVFQFPVVYDTMSVYDNLAFPLRNRAVPEREVDRKVRETLEIIDLAGLAQKRARGLTADQKQKISLGRGLVRADVNAILFDEPLTVIDPHMKWVLRSQLKQLHRRYGFTMVYVTHDQTEALTFADTVVVMYDGQIVQIGTPAELFERPRHTFVGYFIGSPGMNVLPVSVSGGEARIGEARIALPGAPAAALSGTVELGIRPEFVRLGREGMPVGIAKIEDVGRRKIVRATLEGRDIALIAAEDEEIPAEPRISFDPAGINLYADSWRVELGGRP
- a CDS encoding ABC transporter ATP-binding protein, with translation MLELDQVTKTVNGADHIRDVSLKLRHGTLNVLLGPTLSGKTTLMRLMAGLDQPTGGRVLFDGKDVTGVAVQKRNVAMVYQQFINYPAMTVYDNIASPLNVAGADAATIRREVGRAAELLRLTPYLDRTPLNLSGGQQQRTALARAIVKKAGLVLLDEPLANLDYKLREELRAELPKIFEESGAIFVYATTEPSEALLLGGNTATLSEGRVTQFGPTVAVFREPVDLVTAMTFADPPLNTIVLEKRGAVFALEGGVGLPVPAQAAHAPDGVYTVGFQPHHLSPQRGSAGAVPVTAKVTITEITGSESFVHLAFADAGWVMLTPGILAFEPDERVEVFIDPRHLMVFDAQGRAVRGPARQAA
- the glpD gene encoding glycerol-3-phosphate dehydrogenase, with protein sequence MGGEAIHDIFIIGGGINGCGIARDAAGRGFSVFLAEMSDLASGTSSGSTKLIHGGLRYLEFYEFRLVREALMEREVIWRSAPHIVWPLRFVLPHAKGIRPAWMIRLGLFLYDHIGGRRLLPPTRTLDMRSDAAGKPLKKLFRRAFEYSDCWVNDARLVVLNARDAADRGATIRTLSRVTGARREAGLWAVTVEDAATGETATVRARLLVNAAGPWIDEVLSQTIGQNGAHNVRLVQGSHIVIEKKFADPRAYFFQNRDGRIIFAIPYENDYTLIGTTDRDYEGDPGAVTITESEIDYLCAAASEYFVEPVRREDIVWTYSAVRPLYDDGASKAQEATRDYVLMAEAPAGEAPLIDVFGGKITTYRRLAEHMLEKIEGFLGPRGAKWTASAPLPGGDFAPDGFEREVASLRAAYPFLEAAHAARLVRLYGTRARVLLGPARAVADLGRHFGADLYEAEIRYLMAHEWAATAEDVLWRRTKRGLRLTAREAAALEDYMRGIARERSTAAE
- a CDS encoding protein-disulfide reductase DsbD N-terminal domain-containing protein, with the protein product MDRRAFLMFPAALLFAAAARAQPARLLPAEEAFRLSVRREAGGVLVFRWDIAQGHYLYRERFEARDAGTGAPLALDTGPGFMEEADANFGPSEVYYGEAVARLTPGEAARVNLVSQGCRKNEICYPPVSVTVDTRSLAIDEAGGGLDLDAAPEPR
- a CDS encoding DsbA family protein, whose translation is MTHFNAPDVASGFSRRWLDAAPAGARLTRRAILAGLGALAAAGPAAASQPDDLSGEMILNDPAAPVGGNPRGDVTIVSFFDYNCPFCKRTVAPLTKVMKADGRIRLVYKDWPILTQSSVYGAKLALAAKYQGGYEKAYHALMAIDGGRVPEARMREALTAAGFDMGRLERDAKARNDEITTLLRRNNAQAEGLGLQGTPVFLVGPFLVASALDEAGFRQVISDARDAQKG
- a CDS encoding PaaX family transcriptional regulator C-terminal domain-containing protein yields the protein MTEIVNSCNISEPDPRRVVLNLLRAAGGGELGAPEAVKAGALFGISANSMRVTLARLSRAGLVEAAARGVYRLGPAGRAIAADVSGWREAETRLAPWQGRWVAAATGGLPRSDRKLLRTRSRALSMLGMRELENGLYIRPDNFSGGVAAVRARLAGLGLEKEAAVFGVDDLDGDRQRAAMALWAADALEETYRQSVARLDAWMANAAALPLDVAARESFLLGDDAIRRIVFDPMLPAPLVDAAQRHAFIEAACRFDDLGRRIWDDFLGRAG
- a CDS encoding isovaleryl-CoA dehydrogenase; the encoded protein is MSSASVSDSPSLSSRFHTHEVENQPLPLRDYNVWQSDPALREAVEREGARWATDHLEEYGALAGGRLVDLGYTANENRPKLRSFDRYGRRIDEVEFHPAYHELMGEAMRYGMNGFAWRNANRAGAHVARAAVMYVGSQADAGVGCPMSMTYAAIPALRHNPALAEKWVPKLISTEYDPRSIPMEEKTGCTIGMGMTEKQGGSDVRANTTRAVRQPDGSYALVGHKWFFSAPMCDAHLVLAQAEGGLSCFLVPRFRPDGARNAVEIQRLKEKLGDWSNASSEVEFQGAFGELVGEEGSGIKVIIEMVALTRLDCMTGSSSQMRQALVQALHHTRQRKAFGKLLIDQPLMRNVLADLALESEAAIALTLRIARAIDTASRDEHEAALARIATAIGKYWICKRAVPFVNEAQECLGGIGYVEETMMPRLYRQAPLNSIWEGSGNVQCLDVLRALRKEPETREALMAELAAAKGMDGDYDVALASLPALFDDPQTMEFRSRFIVERAALMLQASVLLHSGQARIAAAFCRSRLAGAHGLAFGTLHADAPVDLLIDRAMAAA
- a CDS encoding LysR substrate-binding domain-containing protein, with protein sequence MAFTLRQLQYFIAVAEQGAVSRAAQALSISQSSVTEAIRELETDLGVELFERHSRGLSITHKGHQFLRHATRILAGVSDARQAFSDDKAAGGGELHLGVTSLVAGYVLSDLLARYRRAWPSVSVSAIEDNGDYLEHLLVGGELDVAVMVISNLRDRMALQAEILEVSPYRLWLPLGHRLVGEEIISIEDVAREPLIMLTIDEIEEATGKLLAALGARPHVAFRTRSVEAVRSLVATGAGVALLPDLVYRPWSLEGDRIESRDISGSLPAVQVGMVWRRGSGLSAQARNFIGVAQGQRAVRQGR